From Pseudoalteromonas rubra, one genomic window encodes:
- the ispD gene encoding 2-C-methyl-D-erythritol 4-phosphate cytidylyltransferase, translated as MNKPTTISAVVPAAGVGARMGLNHPKQYLKIGDKTVLEHTLGKLAQIPQLNKLYVAVSETDGYFDELDLSGLAVSRVTGGQERSDSVLNALLAMQSTPPDWVLVHDAARPLVEISDIINLIEQCLKNQEGGILASKVKDTIKRGTSHSEETVPRATLWQALTPQFFPYHQLLNALQQAQQNNAQITDEASAVELTGQPVRLVSGRSDNIKITTPEDYALASFLMSQQSKARSL; from the coding sequence ATGAATAAACCAACTACAATTTCAGCGGTTGTTCCTGCTGCTGGCGTGGGTGCCAGAATGGGACTGAATCACCCCAAACAATATCTGAAAATTGGCGACAAAACGGTGCTTGAGCACACTCTTGGTAAATTGGCTCAAATACCACAGCTGAATAAACTGTATGTGGCCGTGAGTGAAACGGATGGCTACTTTGATGAATTGGACTTGAGTGGTCTTGCAGTCAGCCGGGTAACTGGTGGGCAGGAGCGATCTGACTCTGTGCTCAATGCCTTGCTGGCGATGCAAAGTACCCCGCCAGACTGGGTACTGGTGCATGATGCAGCTCGACCACTGGTGGAAATCAGTGACATTATCAACTTGATTGAGCAGTGCCTGAAAAATCAGGAAGGTGGCATTTTGGCGAGTAAAGTCAAAGACACCATTAAACGTGGCACCAGCCACAGTGAAGAGACTGTGCCACGAGCAACATTATGGCAGGCGCTGACACCGCAGTTTTTCCCTTATCATCAATTGCTCAATGCGTTGCAACAGGCACAGCAAAATAATGCGCAGATCACCGATGAGGCCTCAGCCGTTGAGCTGACCGGGCAACCTGTTCGGTTAGTCAGTGGTCGCTCAGATAACATTAAAATTACCACACCAGAAGACTATGCATTGGCCAGTTTTCTGATGTCACAACAAAGCAAAGCGAGGTCATTATGA
- the ftsB gene encoding cell division protein FtsB — MRYFQLALLCLCAYTQYNLWFGHNGLEDFRRIKTAVDKHQAANADLAKRNKLLRADIEDLKLGLEGVEERARHELGMIKPNETFIRVLSKKHDE; from the coding sequence ATGCGATATTTCCAACTTGCATTGCTATGCCTGTGTGCCTATACCCAATATAACTTGTGGTTTGGACACAATGGTCTTGAAGACTTCAGGCGTATCAAAACGGCGGTAGACAAACATCAGGCTGCCAATGCCGATCTGGCCAAACGTAATAAATTACTCAGAGCGGATATCGAAGATCTTAAACTTGGACTCGAAGGGGTTGAAGAGCGGGCACGCCATGAGCTGGGCATGATCAAACCTAACGAAACCTTTATCCGCGTACTGTCAAAGAAGCACGATGAATAA
- a CDS encoding peptidoglycan DD-metalloendopeptidase family protein has protein sequence MNRARINILLLLCYFLAACTTPHSPAPVVNLSKGKTSYKQKIQIKNNQYKVKKGDTLFAIAFSANKDVRTVAKINKIKPPYTIFPGQLILLEYPKKKHKTPKKQPVKTVKLTDKKQKNNISPKKELDRPKQREYVQKQASEKSSHTKQLSNNKVRWRWPAVGKVTRRFSVKENGYKGIQITNKKGTSVKAAANGVVVYAGSALRGYGNLIILKHTDDYLSAYAHNSKLLVREQQQVKAGQKIAEMGDTDASSVALRFEIRYRGQAVNPSRYLPK, from the coding sequence ATGAATCGGGCGCGCATCAATATTTTATTGCTATTGTGCTATTTTCTGGCCGCATGTACGACGCCACATTCTCCCGCTCCGGTTGTGAACCTCTCTAAAGGTAAGACCAGTTATAAACAAAAAATTCAAATAAAAAATAATCAATATAAGGTTAAAAAAGGTGATACCTTATTTGCTATTGCTTTTAGTGCAAATAAGGATGTTAGAACTGTTGCCAAAATCAATAAAATTAAGCCTCCTTACACCATTTTCCCCGGTCAACTCATCTTATTAGAATATCCGAAAAAGAAGCATAAAACGCCTAAAAAGCAGCCAGTAAAAACCGTAAAGTTAACCGATAAAAAACAAAAAAATAACATTTCACCGAAAAAAGAGCTTGATCGACCTAAGCAACGAGAGTATGTTCAAAAGCAAGCCAGCGAAAAATCCAGTCATACCAAGCAGTTGTCAAATAATAAGGTACGATGGCGCTGGCCCGCAGTTGGTAAGGTGACCCGACGTTTTTCTGTCAAAGAAAACGGCTATAAGGGAATTCAGATTACAAATAAAAAGGGAACATCTGTTAAGGCTGCGGCAAATGGCGTTGTTGTATACGCAGGGAGTGCATTACGGGGATACGGCAATCTGATCATTCTGAAACACACAGATGATTACCTTAGCGCGTACGCCCACAATTCCAAATTGCTAGTAAGAGAGCAGCAGCAAGTTAAAGCCGGGCAAAAAATTGCCGAAATGGGAGATACAGACGCATCATCTGTTGCGTTGCGGTTTGAGATCCGTTACCGGGGACAAGCCGTAAATCCTAGTAGGTACTTGCCTAAATAA
- a CDS encoding S8 family peptidase, with product MTTRNLKIGAVALAMTGMFAATNAMANNFEALNNSVSMAQLSQKMESQNTAGTQFIIKYKDNSSQLMSVAGADMSPAMMNSRAQSFVKNFKSKKKSSLQTKYVRKMALSNHHVMRVDKKLSAAEAQSLMQEMAATGNIEYIEIDQMLQPFATPNDPRYSDQWHYFEANGGINAPAAWDKATGSGVVVAVLDTGYRPHADLSANLLQGYDMISDVSVANDGGGRDSDARDPGDAVTRNECGYTHSARDSSWHGTHVAGTVAAVSNNGEGIAGVAYDAKVVPVRVLGKCGGLTSDIADAIIWASGGSVSGVPANANPADVINMSLGGSGSCSSTTQNAINTARANGTTIVIAAGNDNDNSANYNPGNCSGVINVASVGRNGGRAYYSNYGSNIDVAAPGGAQSFANDPEGVLSTYNSGSNTPSSDSYAYSQGTSMAAPHVAGVAALIKQAKPSATPDEVESILKSTTRSFPATCTSCGTGIIDASAAVDAALGNDNGTGGNELEDGVAKTGLSGGASSETFYTFDVTSGVSKVTFTMSGGTGDADLYVRANAKPTQTTYDCRPYEGGNNEVCTIDNPSTGTYHVMMRGYSAYSGVSLKAETAGGSTGPVELNESNLSASTGGWVQKSLEVPAGMSNLTVTISGGTGDADLFVKQGSVPSSSNWDCRPYKGGNSETCTFTNPQAGTWYFGLNAYRSFSGVTLNAKAQ from the coding sequence ATGACAACACGTAACCTAAAAATCGGCGCAGTTGCGCTGGCAATGACAGGCATGTTTGCCGCGACTAATGCAATGGCAAACAACTTTGAAGCACTCAACAACAGCGTTAGCATGGCGCAGTTGAGCCAGAAGATGGAAAGCCAGAACACAGCCGGTACTCAGTTCATCATCAAATATAAAGATAACAGCAGCCAGCTTATGTCTGTTGCCGGTGCAGACATGTCACCAGCAATGATGAACTCGCGTGCTCAAAGTTTCGTGAAGAACTTCAAAAGTAAGAAAAAATCTTCACTACAAACCAAGTACGTTCGTAAAATGGCATTGAGCAACCACCACGTAATGCGTGTTGACAAGAAACTAAGCGCTGCTGAAGCACAAAGCCTGATGCAGGAAATGGCAGCAACTGGCAACATCGAATACATCGAAATCGATCAGATGCTACAGCCTTTCGCAACACCTAACGACCCACGTTACTCTGATCAGTGGCACTACTTTGAAGCAAACGGTGGTATCAACGCACCAGCGGCGTGGGACAAAGCAACCGGTAGCGGCGTAGTTGTTGCTGTACTGGATACTGGTTACCGTCCGCACGCGGATCTGAGCGCTAACCTGCTACAAGGTTATGACATGATCTCAGATGTGTCTGTTGCTAACGATGGTGGCGGTCGTGATAGCGATGCACGTGACCCGGGTGACGCGGTTACACGTAACGAATGTGGTTATACGCACAGTGCACGTGATTCAAGCTGGCACGGTACACACGTAGCAGGTACTGTGGCTGCGGTATCTAACAATGGTGAAGGTATTGCCGGTGTTGCTTACGACGCGAAAGTCGTACCAGTTCGTGTACTTGGTAAATGTGGTGGTCTGACTTCAGATATCGCTGACGCTATCATCTGGGCATCAGGTGGTTCAGTTTCTGGCGTACCTGCAAACGCTAACCCAGCTGACGTAATTAACATGAGTTTAGGTGGCAGTGGTTCATGTAGCTCTACCACTCAAAATGCAATCAACACAGCGCGCGCAAACGGCACCACAATTGTTATTGCAGCAGGTAACGACAACGACAACTCTGCAAACTACAACCCAGGTAACTGTTCTGGTGTTATCAATGTTGCGTCTGTAGGTCGTAACGGTGGTCGCGCTTACTACTCAAACTACGGTTCAAACATTGATGTTGCAGCACCAGGTGGCGCACAAAGCTTTGCTAATGATCCAGAAGGTGTTCTGTCTACCTACAACTCAGGCAGCAACACGCCTTCAAGCGACAGCTATGCGTATTCACAAGGTACATCAATGGCGGCACCTCACGTAGCGGGTGTAGCGGCGCTTATCAAGCAAGCTAAACCATCTGCAACGCCGGATGAAGTAGAAAGCATCCTGAAAAGCACAACTCGCAGCTTCCCTGCAACCTGTACTAGCTGTGGTACTGGTATCATCGATGCGTCAGCGGCGGTAGATGCAGCACTTGGCAACGACAATGGTACTGGTGGCAACGAGTTGGAAGACGGCGTAGCGAAAACAGGCCTGTCTGGCGGCGCAAGCAGCGAAACATTCTACACTTTTGACGTCACCAGTGGTGTAAGCAAAGTTACCTTCACTATGAGTGGCGGTACCGGTGATGCTGACTTGTACGTACGTGCAAACGCTAAGCCGACTCAAACAACTTACGACTGTCGTCCATACGAAGGTGGTAACAACGAAGTATGTACAATTGATAACCCATCGACTGGTACTTACCACGTAATGATGCGCGGTTACTCTGCATACAGCGGTGTTAGCCTGAAAGCTGAAACAGCCGGTGGTTCAACGGGTCCTGTTGAATTAAACGAGTCTAACCTGTCTGCAAGCACAGGCGGCTGGGTTCAGAAGTCTCTAGAAGTACCTGCGGGTATGAGCAATCTGACTGTTACCATCTCTGGTGGTACTGGTGATGCTGACCTGTTTGTGAAGCAAGGCAGTGTGCCTAGCAGCTCAAATTGGGACTGTCGTCCTTATAAAGGCGGTAACTCTGAAACCTGTACTTTCACTAACCCGCAAGCGGGTACCTGGTACTTCGGTCTTAACGCTTATCGCTCGTTCTCAGGCGTAACGTTGAACGCTAAAGCTCAATAA
- the rpoS gene encoding RNA polymerase sigma factor RpoS — MAQTAKLNSKVNPELDEKFEDVSVEEPKSELLEDIENDEDLFAKDDSVKNLDATQLYLGEIGFSPLLSAEEEVYFARKALKGCEASRKRMIESNLRLVVKIARRYNNRGLALLDLIEEGNLGLIRAVEKFDPERGFRFSTYATWWIRQTIERAIMNQTRTIRLPIHVVKELNVYLRTARELTQKLDHEPTAEEIAESLDRPVEDVSKMLRLNEKITSVDTPIGGDNDKALLDIIADERGYEPESEVQNKDINRHIVDWLGELNPKQREVLARRFGLLGYEPSTLEDVGREIGLTRERVRQIQVEALRRLKDILQHEGLSTDSLFEQM; from the coding sequence ATGGCTCAAACAGCAAAATTGAATAGTAAAGTAAATCCAGAGTTGGACGAGAAGTTTGAAGATGTCTCAGTAGAGGAGCCCAAATCGGAGCTGCTGGAAGATATTGAGAATGATGAAGACCTTTTCGCCAAGGACGACAGCGTTAAGAATTTAGATGCAACTCAGTTGTATCTGGGAGAGATTGGCTTTTCGCCACTGCTCAGTGCAGAAGAGGAAGTTTACTTCGCACGTAAGGCCTTGAAAGGCTGCGAGGCGTCGCGCAAACGCATGATCGAAAGTAACCTGCGCCTGGTGGTTAAAATTGCGCGCCGTTACAACAATCGGGGCCTGGCACTGCTTGACCTGATTGAAGAAGGAAACTTAGGCCTTATCCGGGCTGTTGAGAAGTTCGATCCGGAGCGTGGTTTCCGCTTTTCTACCTACGCGACCTGGTGGATCCGTCAGACCATTGAACGGGCCATTATGAACCAGACTCGTACCATACGTTTACCTATCCACGTAGTCAAAGAGCTCAATGTGTATCTTCGTACTGCACGTGAGCTGACGCAAAAACTGGATCACGAGCCGACCGCTGAGGAAATCGCAGAGTCACTCGACAGACCGGTTGAAGATGTCAGTAAGATGTTACGTCTGAACGAGAAAATCACTTCTGTGGATACACCCATTGGTGGTGATAATGATAAGGCATTGCTGGATATTATTGCAGATGAGCGTGGTTACGAGCCTGAAAGCGAAGTGCAGAACAAAGACATCAACCGCCATATTGTCGACTGGTTAGGTGAATTGAATCCGAAACAAAGAGAAGTGTTAGCACGTCGCTTTGGGTTACTGGGTTACGAGCCATCGACACTGGAAGATGTAGGGCGTGAGATTGGTTTAACACGTGAGCGTGTACGTCAAATTCAGGTAGAAGCACTGCGTCGCTTAAAAGACATTTTACAACACGAGGGGCTAAGCACCGACAGCTTGTTTGAACAAATGTAA
- a CDS encoding NAD(P)/FAD-dependent oxidoreductase, translating into MLNFDVVIIGAGAAGLMCAAQAGYRGRSVAVVDMGKKAGRKILISGGGRCNFTNEGATPQNYLCANPHFVKSCLSRYTQHDFIELVDRHGLAYHHKTLGQLFCDNSAQDIVDILLTECDWAGVEVFLRNEVIKVERTDTGGYIVTTSEQVFSCQSLVVAAGGLTMPKLGATPIGYKIAEQFGLKVLPTMAALVPFTLHDHDKARFDGLAGVSLPCTAQSEDGTSFKENLLFTHRGLSGPAILQISSFWRAGQGVIVNLLPEADMQAQLHDWRQEQGSKSLKNLLSTVLPKRFVEVLISEQTVPDKNANQLSHSEIDTLAYALHHWHIKPNGTEGYRTAEVTLGGVDTDELSSKTFEAKKAPGLYFIGEVTDVTGWLGGYNFQYAWSCGWACGQAC; encoded by the coding sequence ATGTTGAATTTTGATGTGGTGATCATCGGCGCGGGCGCGGCTGGCCTGATGTGCGCGGCACAAGCAGGGTATCGGGGCCGCAGTGTGGCGGTGGTTGATATGGGCAAAAAAGCCGGTCGAAAAATACTCATTAGCGGCGGTGGTCGTTGCAATTTTACCAATGAGGGTGCCACACCACAGAACTATTTATGCGCCAATCCGCATTTTGTGAAATCCTGCCTGAGCCGCTACACCCAGCATGATTTCATCGAGCTGGTGGACAGACACGGCCTGGCCTACCACCATAAAACGCTCGGCCAGCTGTTTTGTGATAACAGTGCTCAGGACATAGTCGATATTTTGTTAACAGAGTGCGACTGGGCTGGGGTTGAAGTATTCCTGCGCAATGAGGTGATTAAGGTCGAACGCACTGACACGGGTGGCTATATTGTAACGACCTCTGAGCAGGTATTTAGCTGTCAGTCTCTGGTAGTCGCTGCTGGCGGTCTGACCATGCCTAAACTGGGTGCCACGCCGATTGGTTACAAAATTGCTGAGCAGTTTGGCCTTAAGGTTCTGCCGACCATGGCGGCACTGGTGCCGTTTACTCTGCATGACCATGACAAAGCCCGTTTTGACGGGCTGGCAGGCGTTAGCCTCCCTTGCACTGCGCAAAGTGAAGATGGCACCAGTTTCAAAGAAAACCTGCTGTTTACCCATCGAGGCCTGTCGGGCCCTGCGATTTTGCAGATCTCCTCGTTCTGGCGTGCCGGACAGGGCGTGATTGTGAACCTGCTGCCAGAGGCGGATATGCAGGCACAATTGCACGACTGGCGTCAGGAACAGGGTAGTAAGTCTCTGAAAAACTTACTGAGTACTGTACTGCCAAAGCGTTTTGTCGAGGTCTTGATCAGCGAACAAACTGTCCCGGACAAAAATGCCAACCAGCTCAGCCACAGTGAAATCGACACCCTGGCCTATGCACTGCACCACTGGCACATCAAACCCAATGGTACAGAGGGCTACCGCACCGCCGAAGTCACCTTAGGCGGCGTCGACACCGACGAACTTAGCTCCAAAACTTTTGAAGCCAAAAAAGCCCCAGGCCTGTACTTTATCGGCGAAGTCACCGACGTCACCGGCTGGCTCGGCGGTTACAATTTCCAGTATGCCTGGAGTTGCGGATGGGCATGCGGACAGGCGTGTTAG
- a CDS encoding DUF2947 domain-containing protein yields the protein MNYIALDAFKKAWVFRHQDLPIDEADLARIKPMTEQRAAVLWTTMVSREQDHPDFFTPHDWPGKEENWHESLDWEGPWEAGETTLPDTICDFLNWEDNTTVYFCMSRELIIETQFDVFKRTWQNFMFLADGSLLLGKKRDTAVMFSESGEARLGKRPKNP from the coding sequence ATGAATTATATTGCGCTCGATGCGTTCAAGAAAGCCTGGGTGTTCCGTCATCAGGACTTGCCCATTGATGAGGCCGATCTGGCACGGATCAAGCCGATGACTGAGCAACGCGCGGCGGTGCTATGGACCACTATGGTGAGTCGAGAGCAGGATCACCCTGACTTCTTTACGCCTCATGACTGGCCCGGCAAAGAAGAAAATTGGCACGAAAGCCTGGACTGGGAAGGCCCCTGGGAAGCCGGTGAAACCACTTTGCCCGACACCATTTGTGATTTTCTCAACTGGGAAGATAACACCACAGTGTATTTTTGTATGTCACGGGAACTGATCATTGAAACCCAGTTTGATGTGTTTAAGCGCACCTGGCAGAACTTTATGTTTTTGGCTGATGGCAGCCTGTTGCTAGGCAAAAAACGTGATACCGCGGTGATGTTCAGTGAATCAGGGGAAGCCAGGCTCGGTAAGCGTCCTAAAAACCCCTAA
- a CDS encoding protein-L-isoaspartate(D-aspartate) O-methyltransferase: MLKNYKRSAEALVATLSRNGICDPEVLNCLEITPRHLFVDDVLQHKSYENTALPIGQGQTISQPLVVARMTELLRQAGVRKKVLEVGTGSGYQTAVLAQLFDEVYSIERIKALQWQAKRRLHMLDLYNVAMKHGDGWQGWASKGPYDGIIVTAAAAQVPQALLEQLSEGGVMVIPVGEQYQVLTVYQRKGQQFIENKLAEVRFVPLIPGALS; encoded by the coding sequence TTGCTCAAAAACTACAAACGCAGTGCCGAAGCGCTGGTTGCTACTCTGAGTCGTAATGGGATCTGTGACCCAGAGGTCTTGAATTGTCTGGAGATCACGCCTCGCCACTTGTTTGTCGATGACGTATTGCAGCATAAATCCTATGAAAATACGGCGTTGCCTATCGGTCAGGGCCAGACTATTTCTCAGCCGCTGGTGGTTGCCAGAATGACGGAGTTGCTACGCCAGGCTGGGGTACGCAAAAAAGTACTAGAGGTTGGCACAGGATCCGGCTATCAAACCGCGGTGCTGGCCCAGCTGTTCGATGAGGTGTACAGCATAGAGCGGATCAAGGCACTGCAATGGCAGGCAAAACGTCGCTTGCATATGCTGGATTTATACAATGTCGCCATGAAGCATGGGGATGGCTGGCAGGGCTGGGCGTCGAAAGGCCCCTATGATGGTATCATCGTCACCGCAGCGGCAGCCCAAGTTCCGCAGGCGTTGTTAGAACAGCTTTCGGAAGGCGGTGTGATGGTTATTCCCGTGGGGGAGCAATATCAGGTGCTCACTGTGTACCAAAGAAAAGGTCAGCAGTTTATCGAAAACAAACTGGCCGAGGTGCGTTTTGTGCCACTGATCCCAGGTGCACTGAGCTAG
- the surE gene encoding 5'/3'-nucleotidase SurE produces the protein MKILLSNDDGVHAKGIEVLYKALCEIAEVVVIAPDRNCSGASNSLTLINPLRATTLENGFVSVNGTPTDCVHLGVNQLLDEAPDLVVAGINNGANLGDDTLYSGTVAAATEGRHLGLPAIAVSLCSKREAHYETAAAVTVKLIKALKSHPLPKDQIININVPDIPLSELKGMQVTRLGARHKAETMTRQLDPWNRDVYWYGSLGEELDAGEGTDFYAVKQGYAAITPLKVDMTAHESLDPLSSWIAEQE, from the coding sequence ATGAAGATCCTGCTCAGTAATGATGATGGAGTACATGCTAAAGGAATAGAAGTACTGTACAAAGCGCTATGCGAAATTGCCGAGGTGGTGGTCATTGCGCCAGATCGCAATTGCAGCGGTGCGAGTAACTCGTTAACACTGATTAATCCACTGCGGGCAACCACGCTTGAAAATGGCTTTGTGAGTGTCAATGGAACACCCACAGACTGTGTTCACCTTGGGGTTAATCAGTTGCTTGACGAAGCCCCCGATCTGGTGGTGGCCGGTATCAACAATGGGGCGAATTTGGGCGACGATACGCTTTACTCAGGTACGGTTGCTGCCGCGACAGAAGGTCGCCATCTGGGTTTACCTGCCATTGCGGTGTCTTTGTGTTCAAAACGTGAAGCACATTATGAAACCGCTGCGGCTGTCACGGTTAAACTCATTAAGGCGTTAAAAAGTCATCCGCTACCGAAAGATCAGATCATCAATATCAATGTGCCGGATATTCCCCTATCTGAGCTCAAAGGCATGCAAGTGACTCGCCTGGGCGCACGACACAAAGCCGAAACCATGACCCGGCAGTTGGACCCCTGGAACCGTGACGTGTACTGGTATGGCTCACTGGGCGAGGAACTGGATGCGGGCGAAGGCACCGATTTTTATGCGGTTAAGCAGGGGTATGCCGCCATTACCCCTCTGAAAGTAGACATGACAGCGCATGAGAGTCTGGATCCTTTATCAAGCTGGATCGCTGAGCAGGAGTAA
- a CDS encoding WD40 repeat domain-containing protein encodes MKKISATALSLLLTGCLFDSHFESPASAQKKHGSGLVQSSDLSHDGALSVIARQDEVCLWSNISDKKVFPCIAEGNIELTGIADNASVFYTSNRLSVSLFSAKSGKLLGAWTSGENIIRDIAISRDGQTLLLGYRSGITEVINVRSNRRAQHTLHELDVNTVALSADGRTAMTGSSDKFVKLWDVQTGKELQSYKFSTRINHVSLNEDATMAFVLDSVNSRQFIDLKAQALSASLSTYSNFIEFNQSAFINNDQWLLTASPNQKVQIWRVADGDLIAKFMANKVDGRDRASVLSIAMDESRQVVISETNDGVVETWPVKTLL; translated from the coding sequence ATGAAAAAAATATCCGCAACGGCCTTGTCATTACTATTGACGGGCTGCTTGTTTGACTCTCATTTTGAATCACCCGCAAGTGCTCAAAAGAAACATGGCTCAGGGTTAGTACAATCGTCAGACCTATCTCATGACGGTGCTTTGTCTGTTATTGCAAGGCAAGATGAAGTGTGCCTGTGGAGTAACATCTCAGATAAAAAAGTATTCCCCTGTATCGCGGAGGGAAATATTGAGCTGACAGGTATCGCTGACAACGCCAGTGTATTTTATACATCCAACAGGCTGTCTGTTAGCCTGTTTTCTGCGAAGTCGGGCAAGCTGTTAGGCGCGTGGACCAGCGGTGAAAATATTATTAGAGATATAGCGATATCCCGCGACGGTCAAACGCTACTGTTAGGCTACAGAAGCGGCATAACGGAAGTGATAAATGTCAGAAGCAATCGTAGAGCACAGCACACATTACACGAGTTAGATGTAAACACCGTGGCGCTGTCTGCTGACGGGCGCACTGCAATGACAGGTTCCAGCGACAAATTCGTTAAGTTGTGGGATGTACAAACAGGCAAAGAATTACAATCTTATAAATTTTCAACCAGAATCAATCATGTTTCTCTTAACGAAGATGCGACCATGGCGTTCGTACTGGACTCTGTGAATTCTCGTCAATTTATAGATTTAAAAGCACAAGCGTTAAGCGCGTCCTTGTCTACATATAGCAACTTCATAGAGTTTAATCAGTCGGCATTTATTAACAATGATCAGTGGTTACTCACTGCCTCGCCAAATCAAAAAGTGCAGATCTGGCGCGTTGCAGATGGAGATTTAATTGCTAAGTTTATGGCGAATAAAGTCGATGGCCGGGATCGAGCGTCAGTATTAAGCATCGCGATGGATGAGTCCAGGCAAGTGGTCATCAGTGAAACAAATGACGGGGTTGTGGAAACTTGGCCAGTGAAAACGCTGCTTTAA
- the truD gene encoding tRNA pseudouridine(13) synthase TruD, producing MKTCVSALNYLYGEPLARAEFKSQPEDFMVDEILDIEFTGEGEHVCLQVVKKGENTAFIARKLAEFAGVAPRDVSYGGLKDRHGVCTQWFSVPVPIKHSLDFSELNSDSLFVVKQVRHNRKLRTGCHKGNRFTITLRNVSEPLDLLSRINAVRQGVPNYFGEQRFGHDGYNLEMAQRLFEGERIRDKKLRGLVISAARSHIFNQLVSRRVAEHGLAKTWHREVFMLSGSNAFFEEDISDALIVRLLEADIVLSAPLLGKGEKGLTALEIEWLKPFADWWQGLGALGLKNERRALRVIPENLVVKTLDATTIQLSFDLPKGCYATAILRELVHHEDVSHRNYDKKGSNQDEDPAQ from the coding sequence GTGAAAACCTGTGTATCTGCGCTTAACTATTTGTACGGTGAGCCGTTAGCGCGTGCTGAATTTAAGTCTCAGCCTGAAGACTTTATGGTGGATGAAATCCTCGATATTGAATTTACCGGGGAAGGGGAGCATGTCTGTCTGCAGGTGGTAAAAAAAGGCGAGAACACAGCCTTTATTGCCCGCAAGCTGGCCGAATTTGCAGGCGTTGCGCCAAGAGATGTTAGCTATGGCGGACTCAAAGACCGTCACGGTGTATGTACTCAGTGGTTCAGTGTCCCGGTGCCAATAAAACACTCTTTGGATTTCAGTGAGCTGAACAGCGACAGCCTGTTTGTGGTGAAACAAGTGCGCCACAATCGAAAATTGCGCACCGGGTGTCACAAGGGTAATCGTTTTACCATCACATTACGTAATGTCAGTGAGCCGTTAGATTTGTTGTCGCGGATAAACGCCGTACGCCAAGGGGTGCCGAACTATTTTGGTGAGCAGCGTTTTGGCCATGATGGTTACAACCTGGAAATGGCACAAAGGTTGTTTGAAGGAGAGCGGATCCGTGATAAAAAATTACGCGGTTTGGTGATCTCTGCGGCGCGCTCACACATTTTTAATCAGCTGGTTTCAAGGAGGGTTGCTGAGCATGGCCTGGCAAAAACCTGGCACCGTGAAGTTTTCATGCTCAGTGGCAGTAATGCATTTTTTGAAGAAGACATCAGTGATGCGCTGATTGTCCGGCTACTTGAAGCCGATATTGTGTTGTCAGCTCCTTTGCTGGGTAAAGGCGAAAAAGGCCTGACTGCACTTGAAATAGAATGGCTTAAACCCTTTGCCGACTGGTGGCAGGGGCTGGGCGCTTTGGGGCTTAAAAATGAGCGCCGTGCCCTAAGGGTGATCCCCGAAAACCTCGTGGTGAAAACACTCGACGCGACGACCATTCAGCTTAGTTTTGATTTACCGAAAGGGTGTTATGCCACCGCGATACTGCGAGAGCTGGTGCATCATGAGGATGTCAGTCATCGCAATTATGATAAAAAAGGAAGCAACCAAGATGAAGATCCTGCTCAGTAA
- the ispF gene encoding 2-C-methyl-D-erythritol 2,4-cyclodiphosphate synthase: MIRIGHGFDVHKFGGEGPLTICGEKIPYTQGFIAHSDGDVAIHAVCDALLGALALGDIGKHFPDTAAEFENIDSRILLRRVMEQVSELGYQLGNLDVTIVAQAPKMRPHIDAMRANLAADCLADIGQINVKATTTEKLGFEGRKEGISSHAVVLLTKVA; encoded by the coding sequence ATGATACGCATAGGTCACGGGTTTGATGTTCATAAGTTCGGTGGTGAAGGCCCGCTAACCATTTGTGGTGAGAAGATCCCCTACACGCAAGGGTTTATCGCACACTCCGACGGTGATGTGGCCATTCATGCTGTGTGTGATGCTTTACTTGGCGCGCTGGCGCTGGGCGACATTGGTAAACACTTTCCCGATACGGCTGCTGAGTTTGAAAACATCGACAGCCGTATTTTGCTGCGCAGAGTGATGGAACAGGTCAGCGAACTGGGCTATCAGCTTGGTAATCTGGATGTCACTATTGTTGCACAGGCACCAAAAATGCGCCCGCACATTGATGCGATGCGCGCTAATCTGGCGGCAGATTGCCTGGCCGATATTGGCCAGATCAATGTGAAAGCGACCACCACGGAAAAACTGGGCTTTGAAGGGCGTAAAGAAGGGATCTCCAGCCATGCCGTGGTATTACTGACTAAGGTGGCTTAG